In the genome of Drosophila subpulchrella strain 33 F10 #4 breed RU33 chromosome 2L, RU_Dsub_v1.1 Primary Assembly, whole genome shotgun sequence, one region contains:
- the LOC119548124 gene encoding protease inhibitor 4-like, whose amino-acid sequence MYSLILLLFLSGLSFVSGAAILMACDQPIADRGPCDSSHPRWTYHKSMNKCVMFTYGGCMGNRNNFRTRHECNYNCAQLVREASRLHLPPAYKGKHDEIPLCKQKKYKKNDPKFKKWVKRRIDCIM is encoded by the exons ATGTACTCACTGATACTTCTTCTTTTTCTTAGTGGGCTCTCCTTTGTGTCCGGAGCAGCAATCC TGATGGCCTGTGATCAGCCAATAGCGGATCGTGGTCCCTGCGATTCCAGCCATCCTCGATGGACGTACCACAAGTCAATGAACAAGTGCGTCATGTTCACCTACGGTGGCTGTATGGGCAATCGAAACAATTTTCGCACTCGCCATGAATGCAACTATAACTGCGCCCAACTTGTTAGGGAAGCATCGAGACTCCATTTGCCACCGGCTTACAAGGGCAAGCACGATGAAATACCTTtgtgtaaacaaaaaaaatataaaaagaacgatccaaaatttaaaaaatgggtAAAACGAAGAATAGATTGTATCATGTAA
- the LOC119546130 gene encoding protein spalt-accessory, whose protein sequence is MKILIALSVLAVTAVAQNAFGQGGFGGLGSLGAQGLFGGQGGFGGQGGFGGLGGQAGFGGQVGFGGQSGIGQGGVPPSQGGYAAQGPPNRYEPGYGSPVRPGNVYGGNPVESGHFHGGSPVGAGNYYGGNPVRPGDFREDHLEHPEHHRDHHREHHEHHGHHDHHGHHRH, encoded by the exons ATGAAAATACTG aTTGCTCTGAGTGTGCTGGCTGTCACTGCTGTCGCTCAAAATGCTTTTGGGCAAGGAGGATTCGGTGGACTAGGTAGTCTGGGGGCACAAGGCTTATTTGGTGGACAAGGAGGATTCGGAGGACAAGGAGGATTCGGAGGACTCGGCGGTCAAGCAGGATTTGGTGGTCAAGTAGGATTTGGTGGCCAGTCAGGAATTGGTCAAGGAGGAGTACCTCCGAGTCAGGGAGGATATGCTGCACAAGGCCCACCAAATCGTTATGAACCCGGTTACGGAAGTCCGGTTAGGCCTGGTAATGTCTATGGAGGTAATCCCGTTGAGTCTGGTCATTTTCATGGAGGTAGCCCGGTTGGAGCTGGTAATTATTATGGAGGTAATCCAGTTAGACCTGGCGATTTTCGCGAGGATCATCTTGAACATCCGGAACATCATCGCGATCATCACCGCGAACATCATGAACACCATGGACACCACGACCATCACGGGCATCACCGACACTAG